The Haloplanus salinarum genome includes a region encoding these proteins:
- a CDS encoding aminopeptidase, translated as MDDRIRAHAETLVDWSARVDPGDDVVVRVEEGAHDLAVAVAAALGDRGANLLATYGSDEVTRAYLRAHDGDFAPADAERALYERADVTLSLRGGRNTAATADVPGDVRNAHARARSDVREARLATDWVSTVHPTRSLAQAAGMSYEAYREFVYDAVLRDWAALADEMGRVKARLDDADEVRIVADGTDVTLPVAGRTAVNSAASVAYDSHNLPSGEVFTAPASAEGEVTFDVPVTVEGARVRDAHLVFADGEVVEFSAATGEAALADCLATDAGAKRLGELGIGMNRGITRPTDNVLFDEKMAGTVHLALGRAYDACLPDGEAGTESAIHVDLITRMGEGSRLLVDGEPIQRDGRFVWEEGTERT; from the coding sequence ATGGACGACCGCATCCGCGCTCATGCCGAGACGCTCGTCGACTGGAGCGCCCGAGTCGACCCCGGCGACGACGTGGTCGTGCGCGTCGAGGAGGGAGCCCACGACCTCGCCGTCGCCGTCGCCGCCGCCCTCGGCGACCGGGGCGCGAACCTGCTCGCCACCTACGGCTCCGACGAGGTAACTCGCGCCTACCTCCGCGCCCACGACGGCGACTTCGCCCCCGCCGACGCCGAGCGTGCCCTCTACGAGCGCGCCGACGTCACCCTCTCGCTTCGCGGCGGCCGGAACACCGCGGCGACCGCCGACGTCCCCGGCGACGTGCGGAACGCCCACGCCCGCGCCCGGAGTGACGTCCGCGAGGCGCGTCTGGCGACCGACTGGGTGTCGACGGTCCACCCCACCCGTTCGCTCGCCCAGGCCGCCGGGATGTCCTACGAGGCCTACCGCGAGTTCGTCTACGACGCCGTCCTCCGCGACTGGGCGGCTCTCGCCGACGAGATGGGACGGGTGAAAGCACGTCTCGACGACGCCGACGAGGTCCGCATCGTCGCGGACGGCACGGACGTCACGCTCCCCGTCGCCGGCCGCACCGCCGTCAACAGCGCCGCGAGCGTCGCCTACGACTCCCACAACCTCCCCAGCGGGGAGGTGTTCACCGCGCCCGCGTCCGCCGAGGGGGAGGTGACCTTCGACGTGCCCGTCACCGTCGAGGGGGCCCGCGTCCGCGACGCCCACCTCGTCTTCGCCGACGGCGAGGTGGTCGAGTTCTCGGCGGCGACCGGCGAGGCCGCGCTCGCCGACTGCCTCGCCACCGACGCCGGCGCGAAGCGACTGGGGGAGCTCGGGATCGGCATGAACCGCGGCATCACGCGCCCCACGGACAACGTCCTCTTCGACGAGAAGATGGCGGGCACCGTCCACCTCGCCCTCGGCCGCGCCTACGACGCCTGCCTGCCCGACGGGGAGGCGGGGACGGAGAGTGCGATCCACGTCGACCTCATCACCCGGATGGGCGAGGGGTCGCGGCTCCTGGTCGACGGCGAGCCGATCCAGCGCGACGGCCGCTTCGTGTGGGAGGAGGGCACTGAGCGCACGTGA
- a CDS encoding glycerophosphodiester phosphodiesterase — translation MTPTVVAHRGFAGVNPENTVGAVRAAADRAALVEVDVVACADGTPVVFHDDRLDDGDGSRGITDGAGAVRNLHPSTVTAAGVLASGETVPSLDRLLAETDAPLNVELKRPRAATVRRGALPFAERAAARERWQPFVDRVLSALDDRHVLLSSFSEGALAAVRERTADVELAPICREFGTGRELAARHDADAIHPSLPALRAADPDAVAATRDAGRTINAWTVRTWVEARDAVRAGADGLVADYPGLERWLEESSG, via the coding sequence GTGACGCCGACCGTCGTCGCCCACCGCGGGTTCGCCGGCGTCAACCCGGAGAACACCGTCGGCGCCGTCCGGGCGGCCGCCGACCGGGCCGCCCTCGTCGAGGTCGACGTCGTCGCCTGCGCCGACGGCACGCCGGTCGTCTTCCACGACGACCGACTCGACGACGGCGACGGGAGTCGCGGAATCACCGACGGCGCGGGCGCGGTCCGGAACCTCCACCCGTCGACGGTGACGGCCGCGGGGGTGCTGGCGAGCGGCGAGACGGTCCCGTCCCTCGACCGCCTGCTCGCCGAGACGGACGCACCGCTCAACGTCGAACTCAAGCGGCCGCGGGCGGCGACGGTCCGTCGGGGGGCGCTCCCGTTCGCCGAGCGCGCGGCCGCCCGCGAGCGCTGGCAGCCGTTCGTCGATCGGGTGCTTTCGGCGCTCGACGACCGGCACGTCCTCCTCTCCTCGTTCTCCGAGGGAGCGCTCGCGGCCGTCCGCGAGCGGACGGCGGACGTCGAACTGGCGCCGATCTGTCGGGAGTTCGGGACCGGTCGCGAACTCGCGGCGCGCCACGACGCCGACGCGATCCACCCCTCGCTCCCGGCGCTCCGGGCGGCCGACCCCGACGCCGTCGCGGCCACCCGCGACGCCGGCCGGACGATCAACGCCTGGACGGTGCGGACGTGGGTCGAGGCGCGGGACGCAGTGCGGGCCGGCGCCGACGGGCTGGTCGCCGACTATCCGGGGCTGGAGCGGTGGCTGGAGGAATCGAGCGGCTGA
- a CDS encoding TIGR00296 family protein, with protein MSEAQMVRLSYEDGARAVELAREAVEAYVLQGQREQPGSMRDAFYARTGAFVRITSTRGRGRLRGCAGAYRGNDQLGHAIVDAAITAASDDSCGSEIEPPELQTLNISICVVCNHVLTNDPIADLELGTHGIAIDIDGQHAWMYPTLPVENDWNEEQFLTHACRKAGLSPLAWQDDDAMITLFEGQVFRERPEGGSVEQL; from the coding sequence ATGTCAGAGGCGCAGATGGTCCGCCTTTCTTACGAGGATGGCGCCCGAGCGGTGGAACTGGCTCGCGAGGCCGTCGAAGCGTACGTACTCCAGGGCCAGCGAGAGCAGCCCGGGAGCATGCGCGACGCGTTCTACGCGCGCACCGGGGCGTTCGTCCGGATCACCTCGACTCGCGGCCGGGGACGGCTCCGAGGGTGTGCCGGCGCCTATCGCGGCAACGACCAACTCGGTCACGCCATCGTCGATGCGGCCATCACGGCCGCCTCGGACGACTCCTGTGGCTCCGAGATCGAACCCCCCGAACTCCAGACCCTCAACATCTCCATCTGTGTCGTCTGTAACCACGTCCTCACGAACGATCCGATCGCCGACCTCGAACTCGGGACACACGGCATCGCCATCGACATCGACGGCCAACACGCCTGGATGTACCCCACTCTTCCGGTCGAGAACGACTGGAACGAAGAACAGTTCCTCACCCACGCCTGCCGGAAAGCCGGCCTCTCGCCGCTCGCCTGGCAGGACGACGACGCCATGATCACGCTCTTCGAGGGCCAGGTCTTCCGCGAGCGCCCCGAGGGCGGCAGCGTCGAACAGCTCTAG
- a CDS encoding nicotinate phosphoribosyltransferase has protein sequence MEPFDIVGPEAISDGTATDAYFLRTETTLRHADRNPTVVAEVTADQFPDGEFELLAGVKDAAALLEGLSVDVDAMREGRLFDGGPVLRIEGPYLSFARFETSLLGLLSHASGIATAALEARRAAPASTVLSFGARHVHPSIAAVVERSALLGGLDGISHVAAGEVLGREAGGTMPHALLICFGRGNQESGWRTFDEAVGPEVPRVALCDTYSDEVDEVLRAVEALGEDLDSVRLDTTGSRRGDFRHILREVRWELDTRGHADVDLFVSGGLGPAALRELRDVADGFGVGGHVSNADPVDFALDIVEVDGEPAAKRGKLSGTKQVYRTPEGGHHVALAERAGPSEGEPLLEPLLRDGEVVREFDLDAAAERALADAERVGFRTA, from the coding sequence ATGGAACCGTTCGACATCGTCGGCCCCGAGGCGATCAGCGACGGGACGGCGACCGACGCCTACTTCCTGCGGACGGAGACGACGCTGCGACACGCCGACCGGAACCCGACGGTCGTCGCGGAGGTGACGGCCGATCAGTTCCCCGACGGCGAGTTCGAACTGCTCGCGGGCGTGAAGGACGCGGCGGCGTTGCTGGAGGGACTGAGCGTCGACGTCGACGCGATGCGCGAGGGGCGCCTGTTCGACGGCGGGCCGGTCCTCCGGATCGAGGGGCCATACCTGTCGTTCGCGCGGTTCGAGACGTCGCTGCTCGGCCTGCTCTCGCACGCGAGCGGCATCGCGACGGCGGCCCTGGAGGCCCGGCGGGCGGCGCCGGCGTCGACGGTTCTCTCGTTCGGCGCGCGACACGTCCATCCCTCGATCGCGGCGGTCGTCGAGCGGAGCGCGTTGCTCGGCGGCCTCGACGGCATCTCCCACGTCGCCGCCGGCGAGGTGCTGGGTCGGGAGGCCGGGGGGACGATGCCCCACGCCCTGCTGATCTGTTTCGGCCGAGGGAACCAGGAATCCGGGTGGCGGACGTTCGACGAGGCGGTCGGCCCCGAGGTGCCGCGCGTGGCGCTGTGTGACACCTACAGCGACGAAGTGGACGAGGTGTTGCGTGCCGTCGAGGCGCTGGGCGAGGACCTCGACAGCGTCCGACTCGACACGACGGGGTCGCGCCGGGGCGACTTCCGGCACATCCTCCGGGAGGTGCGCTGGGAACTCGACACGCGGGGTCACGCGGACGTGGACCTGTTCGTGAGCGGCGGGCTGGGGCCCGCGGCGCTCCGCGAGCTCCGCGACGTCGCCGACGGGTTCGGCGTCGGCGGCCACGTCTCCAACGCCGACCCGGTGGACTTCGCGCTCGACATCGTCGAGGTCGACGGGGAACCGGCGGCGAAGCGGGGGAAGCTCTCGGGGACGAAACAGGTGTACCGAACGCCCGAGGGCGGCCACCACGTCGCCCTCGCGGAGCGGGCGGGGCCGTCGGAGGGGGAGCCGTTGCTCGAACCGCTACTTCGGGACGGGGAGGTCGTCCGGGAGTTCGACCTCGACGCCGCGGCGGAGCGGGCGCTGGCGGACGCGGAGCGTGTCGGGTTCCGGACGGCCTAG
- a CDS encoding Hvo_1808 family surface protein has product MRSAALVAAFLLVLAGCGGAANGPATPTAEPTVEPTATAVPTATTASTPHDGYADPETDRLGWEAGRWYDEPLSVNASNGLNRSERRAVVARTMARVERLRGLEFESSVPVTVVDRETYRGREDVNATAFDEVTWEALLLVGEDRSVETVFESFYGASVQGSYRPSEDRIVVVSDAARPTIDRRTLAHELVHALQDQHFGLNGWAEGTTRDARLARQGLIEGDAGYVADLYERRCASNWTCVPRPSSGPGASLDGDAGVYVASYQPYSDGPALVHRLRERGGWAAVDAAYAAPPTSTTAVIHPDRYPDWSPRAVRVPERSAGNWSRFDRSPPGTTVGEASLFATVWANGGVETFHLQRPSRPHRTYNYTHPTTAGWVGDRLVPYRSADGRTGYVLRTEWETAGDAAAFATAYRSLLRERRGAERRGEDVLVVPAGPYADAFRVTRDGRTVTVVNAPTAGTLDAVHARAD; this is encoded by the coding sequence ATGCGCTCCGCCGCCCTCGTGGCCGCGTTCCTGCTCGTCCTCGCCGGCTGTGGCGGAGCGGCGAACGGGCCGGCGACGCCGACGGCCGAGCCGACCGTCGAACCGACGGCGACAGCGGTGCCGACGGCGACCACCGCGTCGACACCCCACGACGGGTACGCCGACCCCGAGACGGACCGTCTGGGGTGGGAGGCGGGCCGCTGGTACGACGAGCCCCTGTCGGTGAACGCCTCGAACGGCCTGAACCGGAGCGAGCGGCGGGCCGTCGTCGCGCGGACGATGGCCCGGGTCGAACGCCTCCGGGGACTGGAGTTCGAGTCGTCCGTGCCGGTAACGGTGGTCGACCGGGAGACCTACCGCGGGCGGGAGGACGTGAACGCGACGGCGTTCGACGAGGTGACCTGGGAGGCGCTCCTCCTCGTCGGGGAGGACCGGTCGGTCGAGACGGTTTTCGAGTCGTTCTACGGGGCGTCGGTCCAGGGGTCGTACCGCCCGTCCGAGGACCGCATCGTGGTCGTGAGCGACGCGGCGCGGCCGACGATCGATCGCCGGACGCTGGCGCACGAACTCGTCCACGCGCTCCAGGACCAACACTTCGGCCTCAACGGGTGGGCGGAGGGCACCACGCGCGACGCGCGGCTGGCACGTCAGGGGCTGATCGAGGGCGACGCGGGTTACGTCGCGGACCTGTACGAGCGGCGGTGTGCGTCGAACTGGACCTGCGTGCCGCGGCCGTCGAGTGGGCCGGGGGCGAGCCTCGACGGCGACGCCGGCGTCTACGTCGCTTCCTACCAGCCGTACAGCGACGGGCCGGCGTTGGTCCACCGGCTCCGGGAGCGCGGCGGGTGGGCGGCGGTAGACGCCGCCTACGCGGCCCCGCCGACGAGCACGACGGCGGTGATCCACCCCGATCGGTATCCGGACTGGTCGCCGCGAGCGGTGCGGGTTCCGGAGCGGTCGGCCGGGAACTGGTCGCGCTTCGACCGCTCGCCGCCGGGGACGACGGTCGGCGAGGCGTCGCTCTTCGCGACGGTGTGGGCGAACGGGGGCGTCGAGACGTTCCACCTGCAGCGACCGAGCCGACCCCACCGGACGTACAACTACACCCATCCCACGACCGCGGGGTGGGTCGGCGACCGACTCGTCCCCTACCGGAGCGCGGACGGGCGGACGGGCTACGTCCTCCGGACGGAGTGGGAGACGGCGGGCGACGCCGCCGCGTTCGCCACCGCGTACCGCTCCCTCCTGCGGGAGCGCCGGGGCGCCGAGCGTCGCGGCGAGGACGTCCTGGTGGTGCCGGCGGGACCCTACGCCGACGCGTTCCGCGTAACCCGCGACGGGCGGACGGTCACGGTGGTGAACGCGCCGACGGCCGGGACGCTCGATGCCGTCCACGCCCGCGCAGACTGA
- a CDS encoding Hvo_1808 family surface protein, with protein sequence MRKRVSVGLAVLIVLASVVPAVGAAGPPAAVDAGTDGDEMVPQRADPDEDVVGWEGGYWHNESIDVDQSDGLSDEEIDAYVNRAMARVEYIREREFESDVPVEVISREEFQQRSSENRTSNASFDAWNDQVWEALFIIGEDQGANDALQTASGQSTAGFYAPGDDRIRIITDSPGSPTIDNATLVHELVHALQDQSGDLGERIGSTETQDGDLAVDGVVEGEANYVEKRYTERCGIEWECVDTPSDDSEPGEPPNLGILLTLLQPYSDGPVYIDWLREQGGWDAVDAAFEDPPESSEQIIHLTDEEPTPIEYEDRARNGWETFPNQGENGSDTVGEASMYVMFWYQARTARADTVPVRSVSRTTDPLDMYNYDAAPSAGWGNDRVFPYHRGSGDDARHGYVWVTEWDTPEDASQFVEAYGAILEAQGISEVDGEGVYVVPDGEFEDAFRIDRSGTRVTIVNGPTPEAVENIRPSVDDGGSDGGASSGTTASAGGDGGADGSDAEPTDEGGTTGLEAPGFGALSALIAVLAAALVALRRRD encoded by the coding sequence ATGCGAAAGCGGGTATCCGTCGGTCTCGCGGTACTGATCGTGCTGGCGTCGGTCGTTCCGGCAGTCGGGGCGGCCGGGCCGCCGGCCGCCGTCGACGCCGGGACCGACGGTGACGAGATGGTCCCCCAGCGTGCGGACCCCGACGAGGACGTCGTCGGCTGGGAGGGCGGGTACTGGCACAACGAATCCATCGACGTCGACCAGTCCGACGGGCTCTCGGACGAGGAGATAGACGCGTACGTGAACCGGGCGATGGCCCGCGTCGAGTACATCCGCGAGCGGGAGTTCGAGTCCGACGTCCCCGTCGAAGTCATCTCGCGTGAGGAGTTCCAGCAACGCTCCTCGGAGAACCGGACGAGCAACGCCTCGTTCGACGCCTGGAACGATCAGGTGTGGGAGGCGCTGTTCATCATCGGCGAGGACCAGGGGGCGAACGACGCCCTCCAGACGGCATCGGGGCAGTCGACCGCGGGCTTCTACGCGCCGGGCGACGACCGCATCCGGATCATCACCGACTCGCCGGGGAGCCCGACCATCGACAACGCGACGCTGGTTCACGAACTCGTCCACGCGCTCCAGGACCAGAGCGGCGACCTGGGCGAGCGGATCGGTAGCACCGAGACCCAGGACGGCGACCTGGCGGTCGACGGCGTCGTCGAGGGCGAGGCCAACTACGTCGAGAAGCGATACACCGAGCGGTGCGGGATCGAGTGGGAGTGTGTCGACACGCCGAGCGACGACTCGGAGCCGGGAGAGCCGCCGAACCTCGGCATCCTCCTGACCCTGCTCCAACCCTACTCCGACGGTCCGGTGTACATCGACTGGCTCCGCGAGCAGGGCGGGTGGGACGCCGTCGACGCCGCCTTCGAGGACCCGCCGGAGTCCAGCGAGCAGATCATCCACCTGACCGACGAGGAGCCGACGCCCATCGAGTACGAGGACCGCGCCCGGAACGGCTGGGAGACGTTCCCCAACCAGGGTGAGAACGGCTCCGACACCGTCGGCGAGGCGTCGATGTACGTGATGTTCTGGTACCAGGCGCGGACGGCCCGCGCCGACACGGTGCCGGTCCGGTCGGTCTCACGGACCACCGACCCCCTCGATATGTACAACTACGACGCGGCGCCGTCGGCGGGGTGGGGGAACGACCGGGTGTTCCCGTACCACCGGGGGAGCGGTGACGACGCCCGGCACGGGTACGTCTGGGTGACGGAGTGGGACACCCCCGAGGACGCCTCGCAGTTCGTCGAGGCCTACGGCGCCATCCTCGAAGCCCAGGGCATCTCCGAAGTCGACGGCGAGGGCGTGTACGTCGTCCCGGACGGCGAGTTCGAGGACGCCTTCCGGATCGACCGGTCGGGCACGCGCGTCACCATAGTCAACGGGCCGACGCCCGAGGCGGTCGAGAACATCCGCCCGAGCGTCGACGACGGCGGGAGCGACGGCGGCGCGTCGAGCGGAACGACGGCGAGCGCCGGCGGCGACGGAGGCGCGGACGGCAGCGACGCCGAACCGACCGACGAGGGCGGCACGACCGGGCTCGAAGCGCCCGGCTTCGGGGCGCTCTCGGCCCTGATCGCAGTGCTCGCCGCCGCGCTGGTGGCCCTCCGGCGACGGGACTGA
- a CDS encoding twin-arginine translocation signal domain-containing protein encodes MHETTRRTFLRSSAAAAAPAVVPTMGAADGAWTDEKTAVDVALYDVKTTVEGAYAVGGSGYVLER; translated from the coding sequence ATGCACGAGACGACCCGACGGACGTTCCTCCGGAGTAGCGCAGCGGCCGCTGCGCCGGCGGTCGTGCCGACTATGGGCGCCGCGGACGGGGCGTGGACCGACGAGAAGACGGCGGTCGACGTCGCGCTGTACGACGTAAAGACGACCGTCGAGGGTGCGTACGCCGTCGGCGGGAGCGGGTACGTCCTCGAACGGTAA
- a CDS encoding DUF3194 domain-containing protein, whose translation MVDTDSNGSSSEPDDETVVRTAAEAAEGVVFANYRQSAVRDLDVTVTFEEGVLEVDVYLNAPDAEADPDAVADEAARAARAAVDDLFGVDDEPTDDAA comes from the coding sequence GTGGTCGACACCGATTCGAACGGGTCGTCGTCCGAGCCGGACGACGAGACGGTCGTGCGGACGGCCGCCGAGGCCGCCGAGGGGGTCGTGTTCGCCAACTACCGACAGTCCGCGGTCCGCGATCTGGACGTGACGGTGACCTTCGAGGAGGGCGTCCTCGAGGTCGACGTGTATCTGAACGCGCCGGACGCCGAGGCGGACCCCGACGCGGTCGCGGACGAGGCCGCGCGCGCGGCCCGGGCCGCCGTCGACGACCTGTTCGGCGTCGACGACGAACCGACCGACGACGCGGCGTAA
- a CDS encoding prefoldin subunit beta: MQGNLPPEAQEKLEELQDLQETAQQVAAQKQQAETQLNESETALDALDDIEEDTVMYREVGELLVETEYGSARDDLEEKVENLEVRVEQLSKQEERVRDQFESLQQELQQMLQGGAGGGPMGPGGAGGA, translated from the coding sequence ATGCAAGGAAATCTGCCGCCGGAAGCCCAGGAGAAACTCGAGGAACTGCAGGATCTCCAGGAGACGGCCCAGCAGGTCGCAGCTCAGAAACAGCAGGCCGAGACCCAGCTCAACGAGTCCGAGACGGCGCTCGACGCCCTCGACGACATCGAGGAGGACACCGTCATGTACCGAGAGGTCGGCGAACTGCTCGTCGAGACGGAGTACGGCTCGGCCCGCGACGACCTGGAGGAGAAAGTCGAGAACCTCGAGGTCCGCGTCGAGCAGCTGAGCAAGCAGGAGGAACGCGTCCGCGATCAGTTCGAGTCGCTCCAGCAGGAGCTCCAGCAGATGCTGCAGGGTGGCGCGGGCGGCGGTCCGATGGGTCCGGGCGGCGCCGGCGGCGCCTGA
- a CDS encoding KEOPS complex subunit Pcc1, with translation MAAESTDDAPHRLSLQFDYDTERRARVVERAVRVEVGEIDDARSTARVGRTGRTVEVRIGAADLVALRAGANTWRRLLSVAEQVAETAPRR, from the coding sequence GTGGCGGCCGAGTCCACGGACGACGCGCCACACCGTCTCTCCCTGCAGTTCGACTACGATACGGAGCGGCGCGCGCGGGTCGTCGAGCGGGCGGTTCGCGTCGAGGTGGGCGAGATCGACGACGCCCGCTCGACGGCCCGGGTCGGGCGGACGGGACGGACCGTCGAGGTGCGGATCGGCGCCGCGGACCTCGTCGCCCTCCGGGCGGGGGCGAACACCTGGCGGCGACTGCTGTCGGTGGCGGAGCAGGTGGCCGAGACCGCCCCACGTCGGTAG
- a CDS encoding DNA-directed RNA polymerase subunit P gives MSYKCSRCKRDVELDEYGGVRCPYCGHRVLLKERAPTIKEVDVE, from the coding sequence ATGAGCTACAAGTGTTCCCGGTGTAAGCGCGACGTCGAACTCGACGAGTACGGCGGGGTCCGGTGTCCGTACTGCGGACACCGCGTGCTCCTGAAGGAGCGCGCCCCGACGATCAAGGAAGTCGACGTCGAGTAA
- a CDS encoding 50S ribosomal protein L37ae has product MAENKARSTGSAGRFGARYGRVARRRVKEIEGEMQNATLDGDSVTRIGTGVWKNEETGETFTGGAYRPETPGGRTVKRSIRAALATDDEE; this is encoded by the coding sequence ATGGCCGAAAACAAGGCACGCAGTACCGGGAGCGCGGGCCGGTTCGGCGCGCGCTACGGGCGCGTCGCCCGCCGCCGGGTCAAGGAGATCGAAGGCGAGATGCAGAACGCGACCCTCGACGGCGACAGCGTCACCCGGATCGGGACGGGCGTCTGGAAGAACGAGGAGACGGGCGAGACGTTCACCGGCGGCGCGTACCGGCCGGAGACGCCCGGCGGACGCACGGTGAAGCGATCGATCCGCGCCGCGCTCGCGACCGACGACGAGGAGTAA
- a CDS encoding ZIP family metal transporter, with amino-acid sequence MAGTLVQALSYTMLAVVAALLGGVIAVYRPPGAKMESNVQHFAAGVVIAAVAAELLPDIHDRAPTVVVVGFAIGVVTMLGIHRLSKIIEKREVGGGFAGAAGLLITVGIDMVIDGVLIGVTFLTEAATGVLIAVALAIEVLFLGVAGVVALPSGVSTPRKLAVPAAFGALLMVGVTVGVLALDGVTGAPIAIVLAFGSAALLYLVTEELLVKAQKVPETPVSTTLFFVGFLSIFLLDMVH; translated from the coding sequence ATGGCCGGAACACTCGTTCAGGCGCTGTCGTATACGATGTTGGCCGTCGTGGCCGCACTGCTCGGTGGTGTGATCGCCGTCTACCGACCGCCGGGAGCGAAGATGGAGAGCAACGTACAACACTTCGCGGCCGGAGTGGTTATCGCCGCGGTCGCCGCCGAACTGCTGCCGGATATCCACGATCGAGCCCCGACGGTGGTGGTCGTCGGGTTCGCCATCGGCGTCGTGACGATGCTCGGCATCCACCGACTGAGCAAGATCATCGAGAAACGGGAGGTCGGCGGCGGGTTCGCGGGCGCAGCCGGCTTGCTCATCACCGTCGGCATCGACATGGTCATCGACGGGGTGCTCATCGGGGTGACGTTCCTCACGGAGGCCGCGACCGGGGTCCTCATCGCCGTCGCGCTGGCCATCGAGGTCCTCTTCCTGGGTGTCGCCGGCGTCGTCGCGTTGCCGTCCGGCGTCTCGACCCCCCGCAAACTCGCCGTTCCGGCGGCGTTCGGCGCGTTGCTGATGGTGGGGGTGACCGTCGGCGTCCTCGCCCTCGACGGGGTGACCGGAGCGCCGATCGCGATCGTCCTCGCGTTCGGCTCCGCGGCGCTGCTGTATCTCGTCACCGAGGAGTTGCTGGTGAAAGCACAGAAGGTCCCCGAGACGCCGGTGTCGACGACGCTGTTTTTCGTCGGGTTCCTCTCGATCTTCCTGCTGGATATGGTTCATTGA
- a CDS encoding DUF2103 domain-containing protein: protein MECRRCGSPLDRPGDYCLVCHTGNCDAVVLEVEADRATLTMLDDESVLGETAITTRPEEEGRNRVIERRNFAGLIADEIRRKRPETVFAAGDREIIRAVRGETHYEFYRVAGEDPVETVRERRGERALEVVETAPKEKLGGRHTTLIGGRTGRRAISTVAEHPHVKKIVPGPIDAGGTGSQSGLRAKVTRADGNGNVRLLLRDGSSVQENRIVTTAMDRETGERVRDDLNDELAATGLQD, encoded by the coding sequence ATGGAGTGTCGGCGGTGTGGGTCCCCGCTGGATCGCCCCGGCGACTACTGTCTGGTCTGTCATACGGGCAACTGCGACGCGGTCGTCCTCGAGGTGGAGGCGGACCGTGCCACCCTGACCATGCTCGACGACGAGTCGGTACTGGGGGAGACGGCGATCACCACCCGTCCGGAGGAGGAGGGGCGGAACCGGGTGATCGAGCGGCGCAACTTCGCCGGGCTGATCGCCGACGAGATCCGGCGCAAACGCCCGGAGACGGTGTTCGCGGCGGGCGACCGGGAGATCATCCGCGCGGTGCGAGGCGAGACCCACTACGAGTTCTACCGCGTCGCCGGCGAGGATCCCGTGGAGACGGTGCGTGAGCGACGGGGCGAGCGGGCGCTGGAGGTGGTGGAGACGGCGCCGAAGGAGAAACTCGGCGGGCGACACACGACGCTGATCGGCGGGCGGACCGGGCGACGGGCCATCTCGACGGTGGCCGAACACCCGCACGTCAAGAAGATCGTTCCGGGGCCCATCGACGCCGGCGGGACGGGATCGCAGTCCGGCCTGCGGGCGAAGGTGACGCGGGCGGACGGCAACGGCAACGTCCGCCTCCTCCTTCGCGACGGATCGAGCGTCCAGGAAAACCGGATCGTGACGACGGCGATGGACCGCGAGACGGGCGAGCGCGTGCGCGACGACCTGAACGATGAGTTGGCGGCCACCGGGTTACAGGACTAG